GGCAGACTGTGATCGGCTTCCTCTTTGGTGCGGATCTCCATTTTCGATCCTTCCTCGCCACCGCCGATAATGTTGTAGGCCACGTCGAAGGTTTCCACATCGACGCTCTCGATATCGGAGGGATCCAGAGGATGCTCTTTCAGCAGATCCAGTACGCCTTCGAGAGTGGATTGCGAATGGATTTCGGCGTTATACCGCTTGATGATGGTGCGTGTGATGCGCTCGAGGTCTTCCTGTGACCAATCCAGATTGAATGGCCCGGCAATCGCCTCCTGAAAACCCTTATTGCCTTCGAATACTTCCAACGGCCCACTGATGCCGCGCATGGCCAGGAACGCGGCTTGTGTGCCTGCAAAACAGGTGAAGGGATAGGCCAAGCCCTTCCAGTGGGAGAGTGCTCCGGTGCGGGTCACACGCAGCGCATTCAGGGCGGTGCCGCTGATGGCTACAGCGTTGGCGGTTTTCGCACGGTCCAGCCGCAACGCCTTGGCCACGCCTGCGGCGACGGCGTAGGCGCCTTGTGTAGTGTGGTCGAATCCTTTGGCGCGGACGGGAGCTTCATCGGAGAGCCTGCACTGGACCTGATAGGCCACCGCCAGCGCGGTCATCAATTCCTTGCCGCTGCTTCCGGCATATTCCGCCGCGGCGAGGATGGCACCCAGGTTGTCACTGGGATGGCAGGTCTCGCCCTTGGCCAGATAGCTGTCATTGAAATCGAGATAGCGCACGAGGGCGCTGTTGTAGAGCGCGGCAAGGTCCGGCGCGGTGCCGCCGCCGCCGATAAGAGTGCAGTGCGGATTGCCGCCGAAATCGTGGATCTGTTCACGGATCTTCCGCACAGGCAATCCTTCCACCGCGCCGATGGCGCAACCCAGTGCGTCGGCGATGTGCACTTTGATCTGCTGGCGCGCCGCCACCGAAAGCCGGTCAAAAGACGCGTGGTGGACAAACCCCGCCAGATCTTCTACAATGGGCATGAGAGTCTGCTCGAAACGGTAAGGGACGGGAGCATGAACAAACGGGCTGTGGTGTGGAGTTCAGCGCAATCCACACAAATCTATTACAGGGCGCAGAGGAGTGTAGTTCCCGCTTGGCAGTGCGCGGAAAGATAGAGCAGGAGAGAGGTAGGAACAAAAGCGGGCGGATCTTTCGATCCGCCCGTCAAATAACATCGGCTGTGGTGTCGATCAAAATTTCAGATGTGCGCCGATTCCCGGAACGAGTCTCACCTTAGCAGCGGAAGACAGACTGGACATAGGCTGCGGCGCTACGCGCAAATCCCAGGATGAGGTCTTCTTGTCCGCGTGTGGTGCAAAAGCTTTGTAAGTAAGCCAGAAGCCTGCGGTACCACCCAGAGCCGCCAGTCCAAGATAAGCCTTCTCGTCGCCCTTACCGCGCTTGGCGATGTAAGCAATACCCGCACCGGTGAGCGCGCCGCCCAGTTCGCCCAAAGCAATCAGGGATCCTTGCCCTTCGGTGAAACTGGTGTGGCGGGTCAGCGAGTGGCCGGCGGCGAATCCGGCGACGGATCCCAGCATAGAGGTTACGAGAAATACGTCGCCGTCGGTGTCGAGCGTGCCGAGCATATCAGCGACGGCAAACATGACTCCTCCGCCCAGTATGGTGACAGACTCCAGCACGTGAGCATCGCCCTTGGTGTAGGGATGTACATCGTACATCAGTTTGCCCATCAGGATTCCTGCTCCGTGCGCCGCCAGTATGGTGCCGACGGCTTCACGCTGATGACTGCCGTCATAAAAGCGCGCGAGTTGCGCCGCGCCGGCACCGAAGGCAAACCCGTAGTCTCCGCCGAAAGCCAGGAGCGCCGCCTGACCGGAGGTGATGTTGAACTTGTCCGCCACCGACAGCATCGTCAGCATCTCCGCCACGCTGACCACGACCCCGGAAGCATACAATCCGCGTGTGTCCACGTTCTTGCCGCTAATGGCAAGATCCAGCAGCATGCCGTGGGCAATGCCGCGCGAGCCGCCGTACCAGGCCATGCTGGCCATGCCGTCGGTGATCTTTGAATTCCGCGTGGTCAGATAGGGAACGAAATATCCCGCACTGCCGATCAGCAGATAGCCGGCCACGGCCGACGCGCTACTGCCGACGTCCATCATCGCAGGCACGGCCCAGCCATAATAGCCGAGAGCCAGTGTTGTCGTTCCCCGCACGAACTGCGCACGGCCATCCTGATTCAAGCCGTAGTTGGGCGCGAACTTCAGCAGATTGTCCCCGACCTGACGGCGCAGGGTTGCCACACCATCGGCAGTCAACGGCTTGCGTTCACGGATGACCTGACTGTCTGGCCGGTAGAGCACTTCGAGCACATACAGCGTATCCGAAAGCCGAAACAGCCGGGCCTCGCGGAAGTTGGAGTACTCACCAAAGAGTTGCAGCCGCTTCTGCAAATCCGCCGTGATGCTCTCCACTTTGCCCGTGGAATCCAGCGGCACCAGAGCATCCTGAGCGTGGGCACAGGTGAAGAGGCAGAAGAGGGCGATGGTCAAAATGAACGGCTTCATGGGAAGGCCTCACGGTGAAAAATCAACGGGGCTGCGGGTGGGAATCAGATCGGGTGTCACCACCACATTGTCATCCTGCATTTGTCTTCAAATGCAGGATCTCTCTTTCATGCTGCTCCCCGAGAGATCCTGCATCCCGAAGACGGGCTGCAGGATGACAAGCTTAGGGGCGCGTGAACCCAGACGGACAGGCCCGCGATGTTCAGGTCAGTTCTACCACCGTGCTGCCGAAATCCATGCTGTCGCGGCCACCGTCATGATAGCTGCGAACCAGCGGGTGGGTGTTCAAAAAGGTGTGAACCTTGGTGCGCAAGGCGCCGGTGCCTTTGCCGTGAATCAGCGTGACGGTTTTCAGGCGGGCCTCGACGGCAGCGGCGAGGTAGCTGTCGATTTCGGGAATGGCTTCCTCGCCATATTTGCCGCGCAGATCGAGCTGATCGTTGACATATGCCGTGTCCAGCGTGAAGTCCATCTTCACTCGCGGCGCGCCGCGTTTGGCCTCGACGGGTGCGGCATAGAGCCGTTTGACGTCCACCGTTAAGCGTGCGCCGCCGATCTCGATATCCACGCGCTTGCCGTTTTTCTGAATGGCCAGCACTCTGCCGACGCCCTGCAAGTCTTCGATCTCGACGCGGTCGCCGACGCGGACCGTGTCCAGAGGAATGCGCTCGGGCTTTTCGGGTTCGAGAATCTTTTCGGTTTCGCGCCGTGTCTTCTCGACCTCTTCGCGCACGGTCATAATGGTCTCGCGCGCGGCCTTGACGGTTTCCTTGCTGGCGCTCTGTTTTTTGATTTCCTTGATGGCTGCATCCATGTCGCGGCCCGCCTTGGCAATCATGGCATCGGCTTCGGCCACGGCGCGGGCTTTGGCTTCGGCCTGAATCTTTTTAAGCTGGTTGGTGCGTTCCTGATAGAGCTTTTGCAGCGCGCCGTATTCGGTGAGCTTCAGGTCACTCTGCTGCCGCAATTTTTCATAGTCTTCGATCTTTCGGGACAGTTCGCTGACCAACTGCTCGAGTCCCAGCATTCCCGTGCCGGCAAAGGCGCGCGCGGCCTCAAGCAGGTGGTGCGGGAAACCTACGCGCTCGGCAATTTCCAATGCATAACTGCTGCCGGGAAGGCCGGCGCGGAAGGTATAGGTGGGCACCAGGCTGTTCTCATCGAAGGACATGGAACCGTTTTCGATGCCGTCGGTCTCGTGAGCAAAGGCTTTCAGAGAACCGTGGTGCGTCGTCACCAGCGTAATCGCTTCCTGCTTCACCAGTTCGAGCAGCACCGCCTGCGCCAGAGCGGCGCCCAAAGCCGGATCGGTAGAAGAGCCGATTTCGTCGATCAAAATAAGTTTGGGCCGGCTCTCGTCTTCGACCATGCGCTTGAGCCGGGCGACGTGGGCGGTGAAGGTGGAGAGGTCGCTCTCGATGGACTGGGCGTCGCCGATATCGGCGTGGATGCCGGCAAAAAAGGGCAGTTCGCAGCCGGGAGAGGCGGGAATAAACAGTCCGGCAGCGGCCATCATGCAGAAAAGGCCGACGGTTTTGAGCACTACGGTTTTGCCTCCGGCATTGGGGCCGGAAATGACAAAGGTGCGCAGCGGCGGCTGCATTTCCATCGTCAGCGGAATAACGTTGCTCTTCAGCCGTTCGAGCAATAGCGGATGACGGCCCCGCAGAATGCGCACCGCGCCGCGTTCGCTGAAGGCCGCATCGACGCCGTCCCAGCGCAGCGCCAGCCGCGCACGGCCATAATACTCATCCAGATCCGCCATGGCATTCATCACCTGCCAGAACTCATCGAGGTGGGAATGGACGCGGGAGGTGAGGTCGAGCATGATGCGATGGATTTCGCGCCGCTCTTCGAGTTCGAGCTGCCGGAGGCGGTTGGAGACTTCGAGGGTTTCCACCGGCTCCATAAACACCGTGGCGCCGGAGGCAGATTGATCGACAATCACGCCCTGCACGCGGTTGCGCATTTCATCTTTGACGGGCAGCGCGAGGCGGCCTTCGCGGTAGCTGATGATGGAGTCCTGCAAATAGCCGCGGTCGGCCCACTTCTGCAAGATGCCGTTGAGCTTGCCTTCGAGAGCCTTGGTTTCGCTGCGGATGGTCTGGCGGATGCGTTTGAGACCGGGTGACGCATCATCCTTGATGGTGCCGTCGGCATCAATCGCGCTCTGAATATCCTGTGCGAGTTTTTTTAGATCGGCAAGATCGCGGACCATCTCAAAGAGCAGAGGAGAGGTCTGGCGGCGCGCACCCAGGAAGGCTTTGACCGCCACGGATACGGCGGCACATTCGGCAACCCGCAGCAGCGATTCCGGATCGAGCGCCGCGCCGGAAATGGAAGCCGCGCGCAGTTCCTCGCGGATGTCGGTGAGGCCGAAGATGGGGAACTCGGTGGCGGAGAGAATGGTGACCATTTGCCCGGTGCGCATCAGGCACAATTCGGCATCGCCGACGTCAGAAAACGGCAGGAGCGCCGCCAGCCGGTCGCTCCCCAGCGCCGACGCGCAGAGCCCCGCCGCAATCTTGCGCACGCGGTCAAATTCGAGAGTATGGAGGGTTTCTTCGAAAATCATTTATTGCAGGAAAAAGGATTGTCGGGCGGCCACAGGCGGCCGCCCCTACAGTTATGAAGGTGCGATCTGTCTTCTTTTCGAGTTTCTAATTTCTAATTTCGCCTTCAGACCCACTGTTTTTTGCTGGGGGATTCCCAGCGCATGACGTTGCTGACGGTCTCTTTGCCCCACTGGATGAGGTGGGAGTGCCAGATGAATTCGCGGACCTGGCCGCCTTCACCGACCCACTCAATCGAGGCCACCAGCAGCCCGATCAGCACCGCGCCCTTCAGCGCGCCGCCGGCAATGCCCAGCAGATTGTCCACCCAGCCGAAAGGCGTGCGGGCAAGGGCTTCATGCAGGCGGTGACCGATGGCGGCAAAACCAAGGTAGATCACCATGAAGAAGAACAGGAACACCAGGCCGCCGATCCAGGGCCGCTGCCAACCGGGCGAAGAAATGCGCAGCACAAGGTCCATCAGCTCAACATGATAGGCATAGGTGAGCGCAAAACCCAGCAGCAGACCGAGGACAATAAACAGCTCCCAGACCACACCGTGGCGGATTCCGGAAATGGCAAAAACCAGCAGAACGGTCAGGACGACCAGATCAGGAAGAGTCATGGCAAAAATTCTCTTATGTGAGCGGGCTTCACCGTCCGCAGTAATTGTCCTACAAAATACGGATCGCACGGGGATATAGCAAGTGCATGCCGCCCCGGTCGAGTTCCCATCACCCTAAGCCGGGCACGTGATGACCCTCTGCGGATTATTTTTGCGGTACCGGGATGATTATGCAAAGAAAACCGCCTGAACCTCACAGAGGGACAGGCGGCAGATAGAGCGACGAACAAAAGTCGGCTTATCGGTTCTCCAAGTAGCGCATCTTGCGCATCTTGCGGTGGGCGGCATTCTCTTCGCGCTTGCGGATTTCG
This genomic stretch from bacterium harbors:
- a CDS encoding endonuclease MutS2, which gives rise to MIFEETLHTLEFDRVRKIAAGLCASALGSDRLAALLPFSDVGDAELCLMRTGQMVTILSATEFPIFGLTDIREELRAASISGAALDPESLLRVAECAAVSVAVKAFLGARRQTSPLLFEMVRDLADLKKLAQDIQSAIDADGTIKDDASPGLKRIRQTIRSETKALEGKLNGILQKWADRGYLQDSIISYREGRLALPVKDEMRNRVQGVIVDQSASGATVFMEPVETLEVSNRLRQLELEERREIHRIMLDLTSRVHSHLDEFWQVMNAMADLDEYYGRARLALRWDGVDAAFSERGAVRILRGRHPLLLERLKSNVIPLTMEMQPPLRTFVISGPNAGGKTVVLKTVGLFCMMAAAGLFIPASPGCELPFFAGIHADIGDAQSIESDLSTFTAHVARLKRMVEDESRPKLILIDEIGSSTDPALGAALAQAVLLELVKQEAITLVTTHHGSLKAFAHETDGIENGSMSFDENSLVPTYTFRAGLPGSSYALEIAERVGFPHHLLEAARAFAGTGMLGLEQLVSELSRKIEDYEKLRQQSDLKLTEYGALQKLYQERTNQLKKIQAEAKARAVAEADAMIAKAGRDMDAAIKEIKKQSASKETVKAARETIMTVREEVEKTRRETEKILEPEKPERIPLDTVRVGDRVEIEDLQGVGRVLAIQKNGKRVDIEIGGARLTVDVKRLYAAPVEAKRGAPRVKMDFTLDTAYVNDQLDLRGKYGEEAIPEIDSYLAAAVEARLKTVTLIHGKGTGALRTKVHTFLNTHPLVRSYHDGGRDSMDFGSTVVELT
- a CDS encoding MmgE/PrpD family protein; translation: MPIVEDLAGFVHHASFDRLSVAARQQIKVHIADALGCAIGAVEGLPVRKIREQIHDFGGNPHCTLIGGGGTAPDLAALYNSALVRYLDFNDSYLAKGETCHPSDNLGAILAAAEYAGSSGKELMTALAVAYQVQCRLSDEAPVRAKGFDHTTQGAYAVAAGVAKALRLDRAKTANAVAISGTALNALRVTRTGALSHWKGLAYPFTCFAGTQAAFLAMRGISGPLEVFEGNKGFQEAIAGPFNLDWSQEDLERITRTIIKRYNAEIHSQSTLEGVLDLLKEHPLDPSDIESVDVETFDVAYNIIGGGEEGSKMEIRTKEEADHSLPYMVAVAILDKRVTPEQYRPARIVQTDVQSLLRKVHVQPVEEFSRRFPSEMVCRVTIHPRDGEPFSLLKEDYEGFHTRPMTWDTVSHKFNSLAAPYAEASLRGDILKAVINLETIRTADLMQLLTRVKIPNGR
- a CDS encoding CvpA family protein; translated protein: MTLPDLVVLTVLLVFAISGIRHGVVWELFIVLGLLLGFALTYAYHVELMDLVLRISSPGWQRPWIGGLVFLFFFMVIYLGFAAIGHRLHEALARTPFGWVDNLLGIAGGALKGAVLIGLLVASIEWVGEGGQVREFIWHSHLIQWGKETVSNVMRWESPSKKQWV